One genomic region from Nostoc sphaeroides encodes:
- the tadA gene encoding tRNA adenosine(34) deaminase TadA has product MLTKYTEYLIHQQWMSSALKLAKAAGDAGEVPVGAVIIDSTGKLLAQGENRKERDKDPTAHAEILALKTAATTLQNWHLNECTLYVTLEPCPMCAGAIVQARLGLLVYGVDDTKTGAIRTVINIPDSAASNHRLQVIGGVLESACREQLQAWFATRRHRVN; this is encoded by the coding sequence ATGCTAACTAAGTACACAGAATATCTTATACATCAACAATGGATGAGTTCTGCCCTAAAATTAGCAAAAGCAGCAGGTGATGCAGGTGAAGTCCCTGTAGGTGCTGTTATCATTGATTCAACAGGCAAATTGCTAGCACAAGGAGAAAACAGAAAAGAGCGCGACAAAGACCCTACCGCTCATGCGGAAATTCTCGCTCTCAAAACAGCTGCAACAACTTTACAAAATTGGCATCTTAATGAATGCACCCTCTATGTAACTCTTGAACCTTGTCCAATGTGTGCAGGTGCGATTGTGCAAGCGCGTCTAGGACTACTCGTATATGGAGTAGACGATACCAAAACTGGCGCAATTCGTACAGTTATTAACATACCCGATAGTGCTGCTTCTAATCACCGCTTACAGGTAATTGGAGGCGTTCTAGAGTCAGCTTGTCGTGAACAATTACAGGCTTGGTTTGCTACTAGGCGGCATAGAGTAAACTAA
- a CDS encoding DUF1830 domain-containing protein yields MAQILDPLPPEQSGKILCCYINATSKIQVARICNIPNWYFERVVFPGQRLVFEAPRKGQVEIHTGMMASAILSDKIPCDRLMLDEPSVFEFDTDSSDEKDLINTRTIVQQINTKIGDTTKPLQIVG; encoded by the coding sequence ATGGCTCAAATATTAGATCCTCTACCACCTGAGCAATCGGGAAAAATTCTCTGCTGCTACATTAATGCCACGAGCAAAATACAGGTAGCTCGCATCTGCAATATTCCCAACTGGTATTTTGAAAGAGTTGTTTTCCCTGGACAACGTTTAGTGTTTGAAGCTCCGCGAAAAGGCCAAGTGGAGATTCATACAGGGATGATGGCAAGTGCAATTTTATCCGATAAGATTCCGTGCGATCGCCTAATGCTCGACGAACCCAGTGTTTTTGAGTTTGATACAGACTCATCAGATGAAAAAGACCTTATTAATACCAGGACTATCGTGCAGCAAATTAATACAAAAATCGGAGATACTACAAAACCCTTACAAATCGTTGGTTGA
- a CDS encoding DICT sensory domain-containing protein gives MLEGSILQKLETAHRHTTRPIRFGVYYKNTLVALCHALEDHILTDDGTPLVISAFQQGKWYLEEAERYADIAQRSSEIVIMAAAESGFAEHPTSLLPNVDLVALDSVDPVAQEWHLIILSPKYTAMVICQELSEADYGSTGVPTSDLERKFYGLWTFEPELVQDTAEIAIAHIRKYNPELAQKLTADKEQIVPSMDRSQNLGAVVSRVVDYLQTGQDNLSIPTALQKQTLDRNLVSNEIQAFLRMAQLMDMADVNNPMAAAEVVVLAEAIGQLLDLPAWQIKRLRLAALLHRIDPLQNAESVLTSGIPTRYQEEAPSCPLIPGAQVLRTMPRLRAVAQIITHQTEYWNGAGEPAGLAGDQIPLESRILALLADFQWRINQRKSSNQSREQIFTQALDECKQQESIRFDPKLVDTLALLVMGLQQGLDLPLMTPKFSAGIWILDSQWDSHSKISEEIGSYFT, from the coding sequence ATGTTAGAAGGTTCAATTCTACAAAAGCTAGAAACAGCCCATCGCCACACCACCAGGCCAATTCGATTCGGTGTTTACTACAAAAATACCTTAGTTGCCCTGTGTCATGCTCTTGAAGACCATATCTTAACCGACGACGGTACACCCTTAGTAATCTCAGCCTTCCAACAGGGTAAATGGTATCTAGAAGAAGCTGAACGATATGCAGATATCGCCCAGCGCAGCTCCGAAATTGTGATTATGGCTGCTGCTGAATCTGGCTTTGCTGAACATCCCACAAGCCTTTTACCCAATGTAGACTTAGTGGCATTAGATTCAGTTGATCCAGTAGCTCAGGAGTGGCATTTAATTATTTTATCGCCTAAATACACAGCGATGGTAATTTGTCAAGAATTATCAGAGGCTGATTATGGCAGCACTGGAGTACCGACATCAGACTTAGAGCGCAAATTCTATGGCTTGTGGACATTTGAGCCAGAGTTAGTGCAAGATACAGCAGAAATAGCGATCGCTCACATCAGAAAATACAACCCAGAACTGGCACAAAAACTCACAGCCGATAAAGAACAAATTGTACCGTCAATGGACAGATCCCAAAATTTAGGTGCAGTTGTCTCCCGTGTAGTAGATTATCTCCAGACTGGGCAAGATAATTTATCCATCCCGACAGCGCTTCAGAAACAAACCCTAGATCGCAACTTGGTTTCTAACGAAATCCAAGCCTTTTTGCGAATGGCGCAACTGATGGATATGGCAGATGTCAACAATCCAATGGCAGCTGCGGAAGTGGTAGTTCTTGCTGAAGCGATCGGACAGCTTTTGGATCTTCCCGCATGGCAGATTAAAAGATTGCGGCTAGCGGCTTTATTGCATCGCATAGATCCGTTACAAAATGCAGAAAGTGTCCTCACTTCTGGTATACCCACACGTTACCAAGAAGAGGCCCCCAGTTGTCCTTTAATACCAGGGGCGCAAGTATTGCGAACCATGCCACGACTACGAGCAGTTGCCCAAATTATTACTCACCAAACTGAATATTGGAACGGTGCAGGCGAACCAGCGGGTTTAGCTGGAGATCAAATTCCCTTAGAGTCGAGAATTTTGGCATTATTGGCAGACTTTCAGTGGCGAATCAATCAGCGAAAATCGTCAAATCAAAGCCGAGAACAGATATTTACTCAAGCTTTAGATGAGTGCAAACAGCAAGAATCTATCCGCTTTGACCCTAAACTTGTAGATACCCTAGCTTTATTAGTAATGGGTTTACAACAGGGACTTGACTTACCCTTGATGACACCCAAATTCAGCGCCGGCATCTGGATACTTGATTCCCAATGGGATAGCCACAGCAAGATCAGTGAGGAGATTGGTAGTTACTTTACATGA
- a CDS encoding DUF4079 domain-containing protein → MNLPSFIWLWKIAAWSMGLSLLAYLMLAITGVWMFRARTSEQFPFITPFMGGNKGVRSLHYTMGISMVSLVLLLLVIGIVGTLGHFGSLGHSSHLVAGLIVVALVLLSAFSATQISAGRPWARPLHVGVNIILFIGFAWVSLTGWIVVQKYLP, encoded by the coding sequence ATGAATCTGCCTTCATTTATTTGGTTGTGGAAAATAGCCGCCTGGTCAATGGGGTTATCCCTGCTGGCATATCTGATGTTAGCAATCACCGGCGTTTGGATGTTTCGGGCGAGAACTTCGGAGCAATTCCCTTTTATTACGCCATTTATGGGCGGAAATAAAGGGGTGCGATCGCTCCACTATACAATGGGCATCAGCATGGTAAGTTTAGTACTACTACTGCTAGTGATCGGCATTGTTGGAACTCTCGGTCACTTTGGCTCCTTGGGTCATTCATCACATTTAGTTGCTGGATTGATAGTAGTAGCATTAGTTTTACTATCTGCTTTCAGTGCGACGCAAATTAGTGCCGGACGACCTTGGGCTAGACCCTTACACGTCGGCGTAAATATTATTCTATTTATAGGATTTGCCTGGGTATCCCTTACTGGTTGGATTGTAGTGCAAAAATATTTACCCTAA
- a CDS encoding lysophospholipid acyltransferase family protein produces MMEFYSSSDTCQQTPANHQVAGTTSRVSPWLSPLAYLLGRHCLLPLFFGQISITGQKNIPTTGPVIFAPTHRARWDALVVPYATSDCRREQDLRFMVTIDECQGLQGWFVRRLGGFAVNSKHPSIRTLRHGVELLQQQKTLVIFPEGNIFRDGQVHQLKPGIARLALSAESSHSGLGVKIIPIGINYSQPYPNWGTDVSIDIGSPIKVADYMSGCIKQDAKSITADLAKALQQLSHQETKITNHAFAEITNS; encoded by the coding sequence ATGATGGAATTTTACTCTTCATCCGATACCTGCCAGCAGACACCAGCAAATCATCAGGTGGCTGGTACTACCTCAAGGGTTTCTCCTTGGTTAAGTCCTCTGGCATATTTATTAGGTCGTCACTGCCTATTACCATTATTCTTTGGGCAAATTAGCATAACCGGACAAAAAAATATCCCGACAACTGGGCCTGTGATCTTCGCGCCTACTCATCGGGCGCGTTGGGATGCATTGGTCGTACCCTACGCTACCTCTGATTGTCGGAGAGAACAAGACCTGCGGTTTATGGTGACTATTGATGAATGCCAAGGTTTGCAAGGCTGGTTTGTCCGACGTTTGGGGGGGTTTGCTGTAAATTCTAAGCATCCGTCAATCCGCACACTGCGACATGGAGTAGAGCTACTTCAGCAGCAAAAAACCCTGGTTATCTTTCCAGAAGGTAACATTTTTCGTGATGGCCAAGTTCACCAGTTGAAGCCGGGAATTGCTCGTCTTGCTTTGAGCGCTGAATCTAGTCATTCGGGGCTGGGGGTGAAAATTATACCCATAGGTATTAATTACAGCCAACCTTATCCAAATTGGGGTACAGATGTGAGTATTGACATTGGCTCCCCAATCAAAGTAGCGGATTACATGAGTGGCTGTATAAAACAAGATGCCAAAAGCATCACAGCTGATTTAGCAAAGGCATTGCAACAATTAAGCCATCAAGAAACAAAAATTACTAATCATGCATTTGCAGAAATTACTAATTCTTGA
- a CDS encoding BolA family protein has protein sequence MISPQQVEAMIKAELPDAQVQVQDLTGGGDHYQVTVVSSHFAGKGLVQQHQLVYGALGQAMSTEAIHALAVKTYTPESWQATPAS, from the coding sequence ATGATTAGTCCGCAGCAGGTTGAGGCAATGATCAAGGCGGAACTGCCAGACGCCCAGGTTCAGGTGCAAGACTTGACTGGTGGCGGTGACCACTATCAGGTAACAGTAGTTTCATCGCACTTTGCAGGTAAGGGACTAGTGCAACAGCACCAGTTAGTTTATGGTGCTTTGGGGCAAGCTATGTCAACTGAAGCAATTCATGCCTTGGCAGTAAAAACATATACTCCTGAATCTTGGCAAGCAACACCAGCTTCGTAA
- a CDS encoding CPBP family intramembrane glutamic endopeptidase, whose protein sequence is MKKNLVRLAERPAPIRLGAFILTLLLLWLPLATPIYLLVHDSNLESILTLVLLYGVFIFLLRLWGKYVYQQPQILRHYGLEFTRQNGVDLLRGLAMGIINILILFGVENLLGWLVWQQPKVFLLKVILEGLLVGLGIGFAEELLFRGWLLDELQRDYSPHVALWTDATAFATLHFIKPLEAIIHTLPQFPALVLLGLTQVWGKRWRRGRLGFPIGLHGGLVWGYYIINVGELVKYSGLVPDWVTGVNNNPLQGVMGVLLMSVLALWIRGRTERSRHI, encoded by the coding sequence ATGAAAAAAAACCTTGTTCGTTTAGCTGAACGCCCTGCCCCTATTAGGCTGGGTGCTTTTATTTTGACTTTATTGTTGCTATGGTTGCCATTGGCTACACCAATATACTTACTAGTGCATGATTCAAACTTAGAAAGTATATTGACATTGGTATTGTTATATGGAGTATTTATTTTTCTTCTGAGATTATGGGGTAAATATGTCTACCAGCAGCCACAAATTCTGCGGCATTATGGCTTAGAATTCACGCGGCAAAACGGTGTAGATTTACTGCGTGGTTTGGCTATGGGGATAATTAATATTCTGATACTTTTTGGGGTAGAAAATTTATTAGGTTGGTTGGTGTGGCAACAACCAAAAGTTTTCTTGCTGAAAGTAATTTTAGAGGGTTTACTTGTTGGCTTAGGTATTGGATTTGCTGAGGAGTTGTTATTCCGAGGCTGGTTGTTAGATGAATTACAACGAGATTACAGTCCGCATGTGGCATTGTGGACAGATGCAACTGCGTTTGCTACATTGCACTTTATTAAACCCTTGGAGGCAATTATTCATACACTGCCGCAATTTCCAGCTTTAGTACTGCTGGGGTTAACGCAGGTATGGGGAAAGCGTTGGCGCAGGGGACGCTTGGGTTTTCCAATTGGTTTGCATGGTGGTTTAGTTTGGGGCTACTACATTATTAATGTTGGGGAATTAGTGAAATATTCGGGTCTTGTTCCTGATTGGGTAACTGGTGTGAATAATAATCCCCTACAAGGAGTGATGGGGGTGTTGTTAATGAGTGTACTAGCTTTGTGGATACGAGGAAGGACTGAGCGATCGCGTCATATATGA
- the grxD gene encoding Grx4 family monothiol glutaredoxin: MTPELKEKIDNLLQQNKIMVFMKGNKLMPQCGFSNNVVQILNTLGVPFETIDVLSDSEIRQGIKEYSNWPTIPQVYINGEFVGGSDILIELYQKGELQQKVEVALAS, from the coding sequence ATGACGCCAGAACTCAAAGAGAAAATTGATAACTTGCTACAACAGAACAAGATTATGGTTTTCATGAAGGGAAACAAGTTAATGCCCCAATGTGGTTTCTCCAACAACGTTGTGCAGATTCTCAATACCTTGGGAGTTCCCTTCGAGACAATTGACGTTCTATCAGATTCTGAAATCCGTCAAGGAATTAAAGAATACTCTAACTGGCCGACAATTCCCCAAGTGTATATCAATGGTGAGTTCGTTGGCGGTTCTGACATTTTGATTGAACTGTACCAAAAAGGTGAATTGCAGCAAAAGGTAGAGGTAGCTTTAGCCTCGTAA
- a CDS encoding response regulator transcription factor: MGSVCIEIIEGNPHLRSLLGWHLQQLEYRVHQAASIYQAREVFLSHQPTLVVLDADLPDGDGIEFCRWLHRQQQPLILMLSARNGEGDIVAGLKAGADDYLSKPFGMQEFLARVEALIRRKRTPTAPAYLDYGTLQIDLVQRRVRFQGEFIDLTPQEFSLLYVLAQAGGVPLSRSELLRRAWPDAIDNPRTIDTHVLSLRKKVELDPRQPNLIQTIRNVGYRFNMEILNTNISQSQTTKLARERFSNQRSTLSSV, from the coding sequence GTGGGTTCGGTTTGTATAGAAATCATTGAGGGGAATCCCCATCTGAGGTCGTTGTTGGGTTGGCACTTGCAACAACTGGAATACCGTGTGCATCAAGCTGCCAGCATTTATCAAGCAAGGGAAGTATTTTTAAGCCATCAACCAACACTGGTAGTTTTGGATGCAGACCTGCCTGATGGTGATGGCATTGAGTTTTGTCGTTGGTTGCATCGTCAGCAGCAGCCTCTAATCTTAATGCTATCTGCCCGTAATGGTGAAGGTGATATTGTCGCAGGCTTAAAGGCGGGTGCAGATGATTATCTGAGCAAACCTTTTGGGATGCAAGAGTTTTTGGCACGGGTAGAGGCACTAATTCGCCGGAAGCGCACACCTACTGCACCAGCTTACTTGGATTATGGCACTTTGCAAATCGATTTAGTTCAGCGCCGTGTCCGCTTTCAAGGGGAGTTCATCGACTTAACGCCCCAAGAATTCAGTTTGCTGTACGTTTTGGCACAAGCTGGGGGAGTGCCTCTGAGTAGGTCAGAATTGCTGCGCCGTGCTTGGCCTGACGCTATTGATAACCCTCGTACCATTGATACTCACGTTTTATCGCTGCGGAAAAAGGTTGAACTCGATCCTCGCCAACCCAATTTGATTCAAACTATCCGCAATGTAGGATACCGTTTTAACATGGAAATTTTGAATACCAATATTTCACAATCACAAACAACAAAGTTAGCTAGAGAAAGATTTAGTAATCAACGTTCAACACTTAGTAGTGTGTGA
- a CDS encoding photosystem II high light acclimation radical SAM protein, translated as MEVKTPMMENRILYVRLPCNPIFPIGVVYLSDHVHKQFPDLEQRIFDLGTVPPLDYSSALDRCIDEFKPTLLVFSWRDIQIYAPVGGRGGNPLQNAFEFYYAKNPLLKLRGGLGGLRIFIAYYVELWRNQGLIKRGLKRAQKYNSNARVVVGGGAVSVFYEQLGKSLPQGTIISVGEGETLLEKLLGGRDFRDERCYVAGETQPRERLIHEQPTPLEKTACNYDYIESIWPEFNFYLQEEDFYIGVQTKRGCPHNCCYCVYTVVEGKQVRINPADEVVAEMRQLYDRGIRNFWFTDAQFIPARKFIDDAIELLQKIVDSGMTDIHWAAYIRADNLTPELCDLMAKTGMNYFEIGITSGSQELVRKMRMGYNLRTVLQNCRDLKAAGFNDLVSVNYSFNVIDERPETIRQTIAYHRELERIFGADKVEPAIFFIGLQPHTHLEEYAFKEGILKPGYDPMSLMPWTAKKLLWNPEPLGSFFGEVCLQAWQQNPNDFGREVMKILEEKLGCADLEAALTAPIETKEKQLANVS; from the coding sequence ATGGAAGTCAAAACACCCATGATGGAAAATCGAATTCTTTACGTTCGCCTTCCTTGTAACCCTATCTTTCCCATTGGGGTTGTCTACCTGAGCGATCACGTCCACAAACAGTTTCCCGATCTTGAACAGCGTATCTTTGATTTGGGAACAGTGCCACCTTTAGATTACAGTTCTGCTCTGGATCGCTGTATCGATGAATTTAAACCGACACTGCTAGTATTCTCTTGGCGGGATATTCAAATTTATGCCCCAGTTGGTGGACGCGGTGGAAACCCACTACAAAACGCCTTTGAATTTTACTACGCGAAGAATCCTCTATTGAAACTACGCGGAGGATTGGGCGGTTTGCGAATCTTCATCGCTTACTATGTAGAATTATGGCGGAATCAGGGCTTAATCAAACGCGGTTTAAAGCGTGCCCAAAAATATAATTCTAATGCCCGTGTAGTTGTCGGTGGTGGTGCAGTTAGTGTATTTTACGAACAGTTGGGTAAAAGCTTACCCCAAGGGACAATTATTTCTGTGGGTGAAGGGGAAACCCTGCTGGAAAAACTTTTAGGTGGTAGAGATTTTCGAGATGAACGCTGTTACGTTGCGGGAGAAACTCAACCACGGGAAAGGCTAATTCACGAACAACCCACTCCACTAGAAAAAACAGCTTGTAACTACGACTATATCGAAAGCATCTGGCCGGAATTTAACTTTTACCTGCAAGAAGAAGACTTTTATATAGGCGTACAAACTAAGCGTGGTTGTCCTCATAACTGCTGTTATTGTGTTTACACTGTTGTCGAAGGGAAACAAGTACGCATCAACCCAGCAGATGAAGTAGTTGCTGAGATGCGCCAATTATACGATCGCGGCATTCGCAACTTCTGGTTTACCGATGCCCAATTCATCCCAGCCAGAAAATTTATCGACGATGCCATAGAACTATTGCAAAAAATCGTCGATTCTGGTATGACAGACATCCACTGGGCAGCATATATCAGAGCCGACAATTTGACACCAGAGTTGTGCGACTTGATGGCGAAGACTGGGATGAACTATTTTGAAATTGGTATTACCAGTGGTTCTCAAGAACTCGTGCGGAAAATGCGGATGGGGTACAACCTGCGAACCGTCTTGCAAAACTGCCGCGATTTGAAAGCAGCTGGTTTCAACGACTTAGTTTCCGTCAACTACTCCTTTAACGTCATTGACGAACGTCCCGAAACTATCCGCCAAACCATCGCCTACCACCGAGAACTAGAACGGATTTTTGGTGCTGATAAAGTCGAACCTGCCATCTTCTTTATTGGACTACAACCCCATACCCATTTAGAAGAATATGCTTTTAAAGAAGGTATCCTCAAACCAGGGTATGATCCAATGAGCTTGATGCCGTGGACAGCCAAAAAACTCCTTTGGAATCCCGAACCCCTTGGTTCATTCTTCGGCGAAGTCTGCTTGCAAGCTTGGCAACAAAACCCCAATGATTTCGGACGCGAAGTCATGAAAATTTTAGAAGAAAAGCTGGGTTGTGCCGACTTAGAAGCAGCACTGACAGCACCAATAGAGACGAAAGAAAAACAGTTAGCAAATGTATCCTAG
- a CDS encoding DUF6761 family protein, whose protein sequence is MLQDTQTIRYYQRLTDAFVELWNRGYRTDDMRMYLDGYLAALRHGNILEPILIHRLEEEASRYLYDGSNFAVPQPQPQHDYY, encoded by the coding sequence ATGCTCCAAGACACACAAACCATCCGCTATTACCAAAGACTCACCGACGCCTTCGTCGAGTTATGGAATCGCGGTTATCGCACGGATGACATGCGGATGTATTTGGATGGATATCTAGCCGCACTAAGACATGGCAATATTCTTGAACCTATCCTGATTCATCGCTTAGAAGAGGAAGCCAGCCGCTACTTGTACGATGGATCAAATTTTGCAGTGCCACAACCACAGCCACAACACGATTACTACTAA
- a CDS encoding tail fiber domain-containing protein gives MSNNLSRRQIAGLTGGFVFANIITSLIANGRAQAQPSGTFFNNLFVSGSVGIGTTSPGTPSWPLAIRGRGVGEELISFESPNGTTKWHINQNLGGNNPGLNFVETGVADGRLFIRPGGNIGIGTVKPSEKLEVVGNVKAYYFITASSRELKENVAELSSSEAFETLENLNPLKFNYKADSDKNLHLGFIAEDVPSLVATSGRKGVSSMDIVTLLTKVVKEQQTTIATLVEKVKILEARST, from the coding sequence ATGTCTAATAATCTTTCTCGTCGTCAAATTGCCGGACTCACTGGCGGTTTCGTTTTCGCAAATATAATTACTAGCTTAATTGCAAATGGTCGGGCACAAGCACAGCCATCTGGGACTTTTTTCAATAATCTTTTTGTGTCGGGAAGTGTTGGTATTGGAACAACAAGTCCGGGAACTCCTTCCTGGCCTTTGGCGATTCGAGGAAGAGGTGTCGGGGAAGAATTGATCAGTTTCGAGTCCCCAAACGGAACAACAAAGTGGCACATCAATCAAAACCTGGGTGGAAATAATCCCGGATTAAATTTTGTTGAGACAGGTGTAGCTGATGGGAGGTTGTTTATCCGACCTGGTGGCAACATTGGCATCGGGACAGTAAAGCCATCGGAGAAGTTGGAGGTTGTCGGTAACGTTAAGGCTTATTATTTTATAACGGCTTCATCGAGAGAATTAAAAGAGAATGTTGCCGAGCTTTCCAGTTCAGAAGCTTTTGAGACATTAGAAAACCTCAACCCCCTTAAGTTCAATTACAAAGCAGATAGCGACAAAAATCTGCATCTGGGATTTATCGCGGAAGATGTGCCTTCTTTAGTGGCAACGTCTGGCAGAAAAGGAGTGAGTTCAATGGATATTGTAACTCTACTAACTAAAGTAGTGAAAGAGCAGCAGACTACCATAGCAACATTAGTTGAGAAAGTAAAGATTTTAGAAGCTCGAAGCACTTAA
- a CDS encoding type II toxin-antitoxin system VapC family toxin: MLRAVADTHAVIWYIFGDSRLSTTAQNTIAQIASSGDQVAFSSITLAEIVYLSEKGRISPLTLERLLASVDTTDTVLLEVPFNRHIAEALRLVNRSQVPDLPDRIIAATALYLGVPVISRDSKIQLSIALLLLQPYISIRFS; encoded by the coding sequence ATGCTGCGTGCTGTAGCTGACACCCATGCAGTAATTTGGTACATTTTTGGCGATTCACGATTATCAACAACTGCCCAAAATACTATAGCCCAAATAGCATCTTCTGGAGATCAAGTTGCTTTCTCCTCGATTACGCTAGCCGAAATTGTCTACTTGAGTGAGAAAGGGCGTATTTCTCCACTAACACTTGAACGCCTGCTTGCATCTGTTGACACAACTGATACTGTACTGCTTGAAGTTCCTTTTAATAGGCACATAGCTGAAGCTTTGCGCTTAGTGAATCGCTCACAAGTACCAGATTTACCCGATCGCATTATTGCTGCTACAGCCTTATATCTGGGAGTACCAGTGATTAGTCGAGATAGCAAAATTCAACTATCTATCGCATTATTGCTGCTACAGCCTTATATCTCAATACGGTTCAGTTAA
- a CDS encoding ABC transporter ATP-binding protein yields MNTAKATLRLEQINLFTKLKTQLPGNQQGYPILQDISLEVFQGDRIAIVGSVGGGKTSLLRLLNRLIEPTSGKIYLENQEYHQIPVIQLRQMLVLVLQESKLLGMTVGQALAYPLVLRGLSKQTIEQRVSHWTEQLHIPSEWLGRTEVQLSAGQRQLVAIARALVIQPKILLLDEPTSALDAGTASHLMQVLTQLSQTHQTTILMVNHQMELAQMFCTRLLHLQQGHLFANQRVSEINWVELRESLIQAETQDDFGF; encoded by the coding sequence TTGAACACAGCAAAAGCCACACTCAGGCTAGAGCAAATTAATCTGTTTACGAAGCTGAAAACCCAACTTCCAGGTAATCAGCAAGGATACCCTATATTGCAAGATATTTCCTTGGAAGTATTCCAGGGCGATCGCATTGCCATTGTAGGATCAGTAGGCGGTGGAAAAACTTCGTTATTACGCCTCCTCAACCGCCTCATTGAACCCACTAGTGGCAAAATCTATCTAGAAAACCAAGAATATCACCAAATTCCCGTCATCCAGCTACGCCAAATGCTTGTACTTGTATTGCAAGAATCAAAGCTGTTGGGGATGACAGTTGGGCAAGCCTTGGCTTATCCTTTAGTTTTGCGTGGTTTGTCCAAACAGACAATTGAGCAACGAGTCAGTCACTGGACAGAACAACTGCATATTCCCAGTGAATGGTTGGGGCGAACAGAGGTGCAACTTTCTGCCGGACAACGACAACTAGTAGCGATCGCTCGTGCCTTAGTGATCCAGCCTAAAATATTATTATTAGATGAGCCAACCTCTGCCCTTGATGCGGGTACTGCTTCTCATCTAATGCAAGTCTTAACCCAGTTGAGTCAAACTCATCAAACCACGATTTTGATGGTAAACCACCAGATGGAACTAGCCCAGATGTTTTGCACTCGGTTATTACATCTACAACAAGGTCATTTATTCGCAAATCAAAGAGTCTCTGAAATCAACTGGGTTGAATTACGAGAAAGCTTAATTCAAGCAGAAACTCAAGACGATTTTGGATTTTAA
- a CDS encoding pentapeptide repeat-containing protein gives MNIEAIKLGKLKQLPGANLEDEELSRLDLSRINLAGATLVGTNFAGSKLEGGHLEGANLMGANLQETDLRANLMGANLMQADLTGADLRGSNLRGANLMGARLSDVSLVGAFLSGANLMNVNLQGVDLRGADLRGANLTGANLKGADLSRADLQGALLSEANLEEADLRGANLAGANLTGANLLCAELEGANLSGVNLNKACLVGTVVEAGF, from the coding sequence ATGAATATTGAAGCCATTAAATTAGGAAAACTCAAACAACTTCCAGGGGCAAATTTAGAAGACGAGGAACTCTCTCGACTGGATTTAAGCCGGATTAATCTTGCTGGCGCTACCCTTGTCGGCACTAATTTTGCTGGTTCTAAGCTCGAAGGTGGACATTTGGAGGGGGCAAATTTGATGGGAGCCAATCTCCAAGAAACTGACTTGCGGGCGAACTTGATGGGAGCAAACCTGATGCAAGCAGATTTAACAGGCGCTGACTTGCGGGGTAGCAATTTGCGTGGCGCTAACTTGATGGGAGCAAGACTGAGTGATGTGTCATTGGTGGGTGCTTTCTTGAGTGGTGCCAATTTGATGAATGTCAACTTACAAGGCGTTGATTTGCGCGGTGCTGACTTGCGCGGTGCAAACCTAACTGGGGCAAATCTCAAAGGTGCAGATTTGAGTCGCGCCGATTTGCAGGGGGCTTTATTGAGTGAAGCAAACCTCGAAGAAGCCGACTTGCGGGGGGCGAATTTGGCAGGGGCGAATTTGACGGGAGCGAATTTACTCTGTGCAGAGTTAGAAGGTGCAAATTTAAGCGGCGTTAATTTGAATAAAGCGTGTTTGGTGGGTACAGTTGTGGAGGCTGGGTTTTGA